Proteins from one Juglans microcarpa x Juglans regia isolate MS1-56 chromosome 1S, Jm3101_v1.0, whole genome shotgun sequence genomic window:
- the LOC121246470 gene encoding BTB/POZ and MATH domain-containing protein 4-like, with protein sequence MASAANFKPGDDTSSCSIFLSETVNGSHRFTVQGYSLAKGMGVGKYIMSDTFTVGGYQWAIYFYPDGKNPEDNSMYVSVFIALVSDGVDVRALFELSMLDQSGNGNNKVHNHFLRALESGPYTLKYRGSM encoded by the coding sequence ATGGCTTCCGCGGCGAATTTCAAGCCCGGCGATGACACGAGCTCGTGCTCCATATTTTTAAGCGAGACGGTGAACGGGTCTCACCGATTCACCGTACAGGGTTACTCTTTGGCCAAAGGGATGGGTGTGGGGAAGTACATAATGAGCGACACGTTCACGGTGGGTGGGTACCAATGGGCGATTTACTTCTACCCCGACGGTAAAAATCCAGAGGATAACTCTATGTACGTGTCGGTTTTCATTGCGCTGGTGAGCGACGGCGTGGACGTGAGGGCGTTGTTCGAGCTGTCGATGCTGGACCAGAGCGGAAACGGAAACAACAAGGTGCACAACCACTTCCTACGTGCTCTGGAGAGCGGGCCTTACACGCTTAAATACAGAGGTAGCATGTG